A single region of the Latilactobacillus curvatus JCM 1096 = DSM 20019 genome encodes:
- the mfd gene encoding transcription-repair coupling factor: MDLMTMLGQTKQVQFVLKNQRPGIKQLLTGLSGSAKTLFLATIYKQQPLLIIESNTFQANQVADDLSNLLNSDQIYTFPVEEVMAAEMAVSSPESRAERVRTLSFLATGKKGIVITSVAGMRRLLPTARQWQDSQLTINTDSEVDPQALAAQLGEMGYFRDKLVGKPGEFAMRGDIIDIFPLDAENPVRIELFDTEVDSLRSFEADTQRSIENLDSVQIMPATDLLANTAQLEMAGEALQAAYEAVAAKITDKTEQKQLATNFETPIERLLAGERVENLALFVDYLYPDQSSLIDYFKKSGLVIFDDYPRILETQRILTEEAANWQTDMLETHRMLPDQRLMMDAQALIKKDTHAHLYLSLFQKGMGKLKLDALNNLPTRTVQQFFSQMPLLKTEIAHWQKQKQTVIVLVSDPKRVKKIDQTFHDFEIDAVIANKTQLETGRTQIIQGSLQNGFELPDLKLVVLTEKELFNTAPKKKVRRQTLANAERLKSYNELKPGDYVVHVNHGIGEYVGMETLEVDGVHQDYITILYRDNGKLFIPVTQLNMVQKYVSAEAKTPKINKLGGGEWQKTKSKVSAKIEDIADDLIELYAQREAEKGFAFPKDDRLQAEFEGQFPYPETDDQLRSTAEIKHDMERVRPMDRLLVGDVGFGKTEVALRAAFKAVEAGKQVAFLVPTTILAQQHYENMLTRFADFAVEIGLLSRFKTRKEVTATLKGLAEGKVDIVIGTHRLLSQDIKFKDLGLLIVDEEQRFGVKHKERLKQLKAQVDVLTLTATPIPRTLHMSMLGVRDLSVIETPPTNRYPIQTYVMEQNAGAMREAIERELERNGQVFYLHNRVSDIERTVDEIQALVPEATVGFAHGQMTEAQLEGVIYDFVQGKYDVLVTTTIIETGVDMPNVNTMIVEDADHYGLSQLYQLRGRIGRSSRIAYGYFMYKPDKVLTEVSEKRLQAIKDFTELGSGFKIAMRDLSIRGAGNLLGKQQHGFIDSVGFDLYSQMLGEAVAKKQGKQVVAKTNAEIDLKLEAYLPDAYINDQRQKIEIYKRIRQMDSEAAFDEIQADLIDRFGDYPDQVANLLAIGQLKMNADDALIETIKQTKEIIQVTLSAKGSRLVSGEQIFEALSTTRLKATVGFEQEQLSVKLVIQPKMQPADWLSEVATFVTSLLKIEQKHTEQPTD; encoded by the coding sequence ATGGATTTAATGACAATGCTGGGGCAGACCAAACAGGTGCAATTCGTTTTAAAGAATCAACGACCAGGGATTAAACAACTACTTACAGGGCTTTCGGGATCAGCGAAAACCCTGTTTTTGGCGACGATTTATAAACAACAACCCTTATTGATTATTGAGAGTAATACGTTCCAAGCCAATCAAGTTGCTGATGATTTGAGTAATTTACTCAATAGTGATCAGATTTACACTTTCCCAGTTGAAGAAGTGATGGCGGCTGAAATGGCAGTTAGTTCACCTGAGTCCAGAGCGGAACGTGTGCGAACGTTGAGTTTTTTAGCAACAGGCAAAAAAGGAATTGTGATTACATCGGTCGCGGGCATGCGGCGGTTATTACCTACAGCGCGTCAGTGGCAAGATAGTCAACTCACAATCAATACAGATAGTGAAGTTGATCCCCAGGCACTTGCTGCGCAACTTGGTGAAATGGGTTATTTCCGAGATAAGTTGGTTGGTAAACCTGGTGAGTTCGCAATGCGGGGGGATATTATTGACATTTTTCCACTGGACGCGGAAAATCCGGTCCGGATTGAACTCTTTGATACTGAAGTGGATTCACTGCGTTCTTTTGAAGCAGATACGCAACGGAGTATTGAGAATTTAGATAGTGTTCAAATTATGCCGGCGACTGACTTATTGGCCAACACAGCACAATTGGAAATGGCTGGTGAGGCATTACAAGCAGCTTATGAGGCGGTTGCGGCCAAAATAACGGATAAAACTGAACAAAAACAATTGGCGACAAACTTTGAAACACCGATTGAACGGTTGTTGGCCGGTGAACGCGTTGAGAATTTAGCGTTGTTTGTTGATTATCTGTATCCAGATCAATCAAGTCTGATTGATTACTTTAAAAAGAGTGGCTTAGTGATTTTTGATGACTATCCGCGCATTTTAGAAACGCAGCGGATTTTGACTGAAGAAGCGGCCAACTGGCAAACCGATATGTTGGAAACCCACCGCATGTTGCCAGACCAACGACTCATGATGGATGCCCAAGCGCTCATCAAAAAAGATACACATGCGCATCTCTATCTATCACTGTTCCAAAAGGGAATGGGGAAGTTAAAACTCGATGCACTCAACAATTTACCCACGCGGACGGTGCAACAATTCTTTAGCCAAATGCCGCTTTTGAAAACCGAGATTGCGCATTGGCAAAAGCAAAAACAAACGGTCATTGTGCTCGTGTCTGATCCTAAACGGGTCAAGAAGATTGATCAGACGTTCCACGACTTTGAAATTGATGCCGTCATCGCCAATAAGACTCAGTTGGAGACGGGGCGGACACAAATCATTCAAGGGTCACTTCAAAATGGCTTTGAATTACCGGATTTAAAACTGGTGGTCTTAACTGAAAAGGAACTGTTCAATACGGCGCCGAAGAAAAAAGTCCGGCGGCAAACCTTGGCCAATGCAGAACGGTTAAAGAGTTATAACGAATTAAAACCAGGTGATTACGTGGTCCACGTCAATCATGGGATTGGCGAATACGTCGGCATGGAAACCTTGGAAGTCGATGGGGTTCATCAAGACTACATCACCATCTTGTATCGGGATAATGGGAAGTTATTTATCCCAGTCACTCAACTCAATATGGTGCAAAAATACGTCTCTGCCGAGGCCAAAACACCGAAGATTAATAAGCTTGGCGGTGGCGAGTGGCAAAAGACTAAGAGTAAAGTTTCGGCAAAGATTGAAGATATCGCCGATGATTTAATCGAACTTTATGCGCAACGGGAGGCTGAAAAGGGATTTGCCTTTCCAAAAGATGATCGATTACAGGCTGAATTTGAAGGCCAGTTCCCCTATCCTGAAACAGATGATCAATTACGCAGTACCGCTGAAATCAAGCATGATATGGAACGCGTCCGTCCAATGGATCGATTATTAGTCGGCGACGTTGGCTTTGGGAAAACGGAAGTCGCCTTGCGGGCGGCTTTTAAGGCTGTTGAAGCCGGTAAACAGGTGGCCTTTTTAGTGCCAACAACGATTCTGGCGCAACAACATTATGAAAACATGCTGACACGCTTCGCGGATTTTGCGGTCGAAATTGGTTTACTGTCACGGTTTAAAACGCGCAAAGAAGTGACGGCAACGCTCAAAGGCTTAGCAGAGGGCAAAGTCGACATCGTGATTGGCACCCACCGCTTGTTATCGCAAGACATCAAGTTTAAAGATCTTGGCTTGTTGATTGTCGATGAAGAGCAACGCTTTGGTGTAAAACACAAAGAACGACTTAAGCAGTTGAAGGCACAAGTTGACGTGTTAACGTTGACGGCAACGCCGATTCCACGGACGTTACACATGTCGATGCTCGGTGTGCGTGATTTATCTGTGATTGAAACGCCACCGACTAACCGCTATCCTATCCAAACGTATGTCATGGAACAAAATGCCGGTGCGATGCGCGAAGCGATTGAACGGGAATTAGAACGGAATGGTCAAGTGTTTTACCTCCATAATCGAGTGAGTGACATTGAACGCACGGTCGATGAGATTCAAGCGCTGGTTCCTGAAGCAACGGTTGGGTTCGCACATGGTCAGATGACCGAGGCACAACTAGAAGGTGTCATCTACGACTTTGTCCAAGGTAAATACGACGTCTTGGTGACAACCACGATTATTGAAACCGGGGTTGACATGCCTAACGTCAATACGATGATTGTTGAAGATGCTGATCATTACGGTCTTTCACAGCTCTATCAATTACGCGGCCGGATTGGACGTAGTAGCCGGATTGCTTACGGTTACTTTATGTATAAACCCGATAAGGTTTTAACGGAAGTTAGTGAGAAACGACTTCAGGCCATCAAGGACTTTACCGAATTAGGGTCCGGGTTTAAAATTGCGATGCGTGATTTATCGATTCGGGGAGCTGGTAATTTATTAGGTAAGCAACAACATGGTTTTATCGATTCTGTTGGGTTTGACCTATACTCGCAAATGTTGGGTGAGGCCGTCGCTAAGAAACAAGGGAAGCAAGTCGTTGCTAAAACGAATGCCGAAATTGATCTTAAACTGGAAGCTTACTTACCAGACGCGTATATTAATGATCAACGCCAAAAAATTGAAATTTATAAACGGATTCGCCAGATGGATTCAGAAGCGGCCTTTGATGAAATTCAGGCCGATTTAATTGACCGGTTCGGTGATTATCCAGATCAAGTCGCTAATTTATTAGCGATTGGTCAGTTGAAGATGAATGCAGATGACGCGTTAATCGAAACCATCAAACAAACGAAAGAAATCATTCAAGTCACCTTATCGGCGAAGGGCAGTCGCCTTGTTTCAGGTGAACAAATTTTTGAAGCGTTATCGACAACCCGCTTGAAAGCAACGGTCGGGTTTGAACAAGAACAATTAAGCGTGAAACTCGTAATCCAGCCGAAGATGCAACCGGCAGATTGGTTGAGTGAAGTGGCAACTTTTGTTACAAGTCTCTTGAAGATAGAACAAAAGCACACGGAACAACCAACGGATTAG